In the genome of Actinomadura graeca, one region contains:
- a CDS encoding PadR family transcriptional regulator, protein MSIRHGLLALLSQGPRYGYQLRAEFESSTGATWPLNIGQVYSTLSRLERDEMVTRVGADDEGRFVYRITPAGEEDVRRWFATPIARADRPRDELAIKLAMAVTTPGVDVRQVVQTQRTASLRALQDLTRLKADAPATPADRGDTAWRLVLESMIFQTEAEVRWLDHCESYVVRAFPASAPPAPAPDPADNEEAHR, encoded by the coding sequence ATGTCGATCCGTCACGGCCTGCTGGCACTGCTGTCCCAGGGGCCCCGCTACGGCTACCAGCTGCGCGCCGAGTTCGAGTCGTCCACCGGTGCGACCTGGCCGCTGAACATCGGGCAGGTGTACTCCACGCTGTCCCGCCTCGAACGCGACGAGATGGTCACCCGGGTCGGCGCCGACGACGAGGGGCGGTTCGTCTACCGGATCACCCCCGCGGGCGAGGAGGACGTGCGGCGCTGGTTCGCCACCCCGATCGCCCGCGCTGACCGGCCCCGCGACGAGCTGGCGATCAAGCTGGCGATGGCCGTCACCACACCCGGCGTCGACGTCCGGCAGGTCGTGCAGACCCAGCGCACCGCGTCGCTGCGCGCCCTCCAGGACCTCACCCGGCTGAAGGCGGACGCGCCCGCCACGCCCGCCGACCGGGGTGACACCGCGTGGCGGCTCGTCCTGGAATCCATGATCTTCCAGACGGAGGCGGAGGTGCGCTGGCTGGACCACTGCGAGTCCTACGTCGTGCGCGCCTTCCCCGCCTCCGCGCCGCCGGCGCCCGCGCCGGACCCGGCCGACAACGAGGAGGCGCACCGATGA
- the ilvC gene encoding ketol-acid reductoisomerase encodes MFYDDAADLSVIQGRHVAVIGYGSQGHAHALSLRDSGVDVRVGLREGSASRELAESEGLRVVTPAEAAEEADLIMLLAPDHHHREIFEKDIRPALVEGDALFFGHGFSIRYDLVQPPEGVDVAMVAPKGPGHLVRRQFVAGRGVPVIVAVEKDPSGNAWPLALSYAKAIGGLRAGGIKTTFTEETETDLFGEQSVLCGGVSELIKTGFEVLTEAGYQPEVAYFEVLHEMKLIVDLMYEGGIAKMYWSVSDNAEYGGYSRGPRVVTPETKAAMKKILGEIQSGAYAKELVEEFEGGQARFGKYREELAQHPIEKTGAELRPMMSWLND; translated from the coding sequence ATGTTCTACGACGACGCCGCCGACCTGAGCGTGATCCAGGGTCGGCATGTGGCGGTCATCGGCTACGGCAGCCAGGGGCACGCGCACGCGCTCTCCCTGCGCGACTCCGGCGTCGACGTGCGGGTCGGGCTCCGCGAGGGCTCCGCGAGCCGGGAGCTGGCGGAGTCCGAGGGCCTGCGCGTCGTCACCCCCGCGGAGGCGGCCGAGGAGGCCGACCTCATCATGCTGCTGGCCCCCGACCACCACCACCGGGAGATCTTCGAGAAGGACATCAGGCCCGCCCTCGTCGAGGGCGACGCGCTGTTCTTCGGCCACGGCTTCAGCATCCGCTACGACCTCGTCCAGCCGCCGGAGGGCGTGGACGTGGCGATGGTCGCGCCGAAGGGCCCGGGGCACCTCGTCCGCCGCCAGTTCGTCGCCGGCCGCGGCGTCCCGGTGATCGTGGCCGTGGAGAAGGACCCGTCCGGCAACGCCTGGCCGCTGGCGCTGTCCTACGCCAAGGCCATCGGCGGCCTCCGCGCGGGCGGCATCAAGACCACCTTCACCGAGGAGACCGAGACCGACCTGTTCGGCGAGCAGTCCGTGCTGTGCGGCGGCGTCTCCGAGCTCATCAAGACGGGGTTCGAGGTGCTCACCGAGGCCGGCTACCAGCCGGAGGTGGCCTACTTCGAGGTCCTCCACGAGATGAAGCTGATCGTCGACCTCATGTACGAGGGCGGCATCGCCAAGATGTACTGGTCGGTGTCCGACAACGCCGAGTACGGCGGCTACAGCCGCGGCCCGCGCGTGGTCACCCCGGAGACCAAGGCCGCGATGAAGAAGATCCTCGGCGAGATCCAGTCCGGCGCGTACGCCAAGGAGCTGGTGGAGGAGTTCGAGGGCGGCCAGGCCCGCTTCGGCAAGTACCGCGAGGAGCTCGCCCAGCACCCGATCGAGAAGACCGGCGCCGAGCTCCGCCCGATGATGAGCTGGCTGAACGACTAG
- a CDS encoding ABC transporter ATP-binding protein has translation MSVLAMHAVSRDHGTGAGLVHALREVDLEVAAGEFVAVMGPSGSGKSTLLTLAGGLDTPTSGRIVVEGADLGAIGVAGRSALRRRSVGYVFQDLNLIPALTAAENVMLPRELDGVRARRARREAVGALQEVGVGDLAGRFPDEMSGGQQQRVAIARALVGDRRLVLADEPTGALDSQTGEDVMRILRSRCDAGAACLMVTHESRHAAWADRVVFLRDGRIVDATPGRPGPETLLQETR, from the coding sequence ATGAGCGTCCTGGCCATGCACGCCGTGTCACGCGACCACGGGACGGGCGCGGGGCTCGTCCACGCGCTGCGGGAGGTCGACCTGGAGGTCGCGGCGGGCGAGTTCGTCGCCGTGATGGGCCCGTCCGGATCGGGCAAGTCGACGCTCCTGACGCTGGCCGGGGGCCTGGACACCCCGACGTCCGGCCGGATCGTGGTCGAGGGCGCCGACCTCGGCGCGATCGGCGTGGCCGGGCGGTCGGCGCTGCGCCGCCGCAGCGTCGGCTACGTCTTCCAGGACCTCAACCTCATCCCGGCCCTCACCGCCGCCGAGAACGTCATGCTGCCGCGCGAGCTGGACGGCGTCCGGGCCCGCCGCGCCCGCCGCGAGGCGGTGGGCGCCCTCCAGGAGGTCGGCGTCGGCGACCTGGCCGGCCGCTTCCCCGACGAGATGTCCGGCGGCCAGCAGCAGCGCGTCGCGATCGCCCGCGCGCTGGTCGGCGACCGGCGGCTCGTCCTGGCCGACGAGCCGACCGGCGCCCTCGACAGCCAGACCGGCGAGGACGTGATGCGCATCCTGCGGAGCCGCTGCGACGCGGGCGCCGCCTGCCTGATGGTCACGCACGAGTCGCGGCACGCCGCCTGGGCCGACCGCGTGGTGTTCCTGCGCGACGGGCGGATCGTCGACGCCACGCCCGGCCGCCCCGGCCCGGAGACGCTCTTGCAGGAGACCCGGTGA
- a CDS encoding acetolactate synthase large subunit, whose amino-acid sequence MTTEQMTGAQALVRALENVGVDTVFGIPGGAILPAYDPLYDSGKLRHILVRHEQGAGHAAQGYAMVTGKVGVCMATSGPGATNLVTAISDAYMDSVPIVAITGQVASSLIGTDGFQEADIAGITMPITKHNFLVTKAEDIGRTIAEAFHIAGTGRPGPVLVDIAKDALQATVAFEWPVQLQLPGYRPVTRPHSKQVREAARLIGAARRPVLYVGGGVLKAGASAELKVLAELTGAPVVTTLMAKGALPDSHPLHMGMPGMHGSVGAVGALQRADLLVTLGARFDDRVTGKLDGFAPGAKVVHADIDPAEISKNRHADVPIVGDAREVIADLIVAVQNEHEAGRKGDYGDWWRQLNAWRDTYPLGYDTPADGSVSPQYVIERIGELAGPEAYYVAGVGQHQMWAAQFIKYERPGAFLNSGGAGTMGYAVPAAMGAKVGAPDTQVWAIDGDGCFQMTNQELATCAIEGIPVKIAVINNGNLGMVRQWQTLFYDGRYSNTDLHSARRIPDFVKLAEAYGCVGLRCDRAEDVDDVITKAMEINDAPVVIDFVVHHDAMVWPMVAAGTTNDDIKIARDMAPDWENGD is encoded by the coding sequence ATGACGACCGAACAGATGACGGGAGCCCAGGCGCTGGTGCGCGCCCTGGAGAACGTCGGCGTCGACACCGTGTTCGGGATCCCGGGCGGCGCGATCCTCCCGGCCTACGACCCGCTGTACGACTCCGGCAAGCTGCGTCACATCCTCGTCCGGCACGAGCAGGGCGCGGGCCACGCCGCCCAGGGCTACGCGATGGTGACCGGCAAGGTCGGGGTCTGCATGGCCACGAGCGGGCCCGGCGCGACGAACCTCGTCACCGCCATCTCCGACGCCTACATGGACTCGGTGCCGATCGTGGCGATCACCGGCCAGGTCGCCTCGTCCCTCATCGGGACCGACGGCTTCCAGGAGGCCGACATCGCCGGCATCACGATGCCGATCACCAAGCACAACTTCCTGGTGACCAAGGCCGAGGACATCGGGCGCACGATCGCCGAGGCGTTCCACATCGCCGGGACGGGCCGCCCGGGGCCGGTCCTCGTCGACATCGCCAAGGACGCCCTCCAGGCCACCGTCGCGTTCGAGTGGCCCGTCCAGCTCCAGCTCCCGGGGTACCGCCCCGTCACCCGGCCGCACTCCAAACAGGTCCGCGAGGCGGCACGGCTGATCGGCGCGGCGCGGCGCCCGGTGCTGTACGTCGGCGGGGGGGTCCTGAAGGCCGGCGCGTCCGCCGAGCTGAAGGTGCTGGCCGAGCTGACCGGCGCCCCCGTCGTGACCACGCTGATGGCCAAGGGCGCGCTGCCCGACAGCCACCCCCTGCACATGGGGATGCCGGGCATGCACGGCAGCGTCGGCGCGGTCGGCGCCCTCCAGCGCGCCGACCTGCTGGTCACCCTCGGCGCCCGGTTCGACGACCGGGTCACCGGCAAGCTGGACGGCTTCGCGCCCGGCGCCAAGGTCGTGCACGCCGACATCGACCCCGCCGAGATCTCCAAGAACCGGCACGCCGACGTCCCGATCGTCGGCGACGCGCGGGAGGTCATCGCCGACCTGATCGTCGCCGTCCAGAACGAGCACGAGGCGGGCCGCAAGGGCGACTACGGGGACTGGTGGCGGCAGCTGAACGCCTGGCGGGACACCTACCCCCTCGGCTACGACACCCCGGCGGACGGGTCGGTGTCCCCGCAGTACGTGATCGAGCGCATCGGCGAGCTCGCCGGGCCCGAGGCGTACTACGTCGCGGGCGTCGGCCAGCACCAGATGTGGGCCGCGCAGTTCATCAAGTACGAGCGGCCGGGAGCGTTCCTCAACTCCGGCGGCGCCGGGACGATGGGCTACGCCGTCCCCGCGGCGATGGGCGCCAAGGTCGGCGCGCCGGACACGCAGGTGTGGGCGATCGACGGCGACGGCTGCTTCCAGATGACGAACCAGGAGCTGGCGACCTGCGCGATCGAGGGGATCCCGGTCAAGATCGCCGTGATCAACAACGGTAACCTGGGCATGGTCCGGCAGTGGCAGACGCTCTTCTACGACGGCCGCTACTCCAACACCGACCTGCACTCGGCCAGGCGCATCCCCGACTTCGTCAAGCTCGCGGAGGCGTACGGCTGCGTCGGGCTGCGCTGCGACCGCGCGGAGGACGTCGACGACGTCATCACCAAGGCCATGGAGATCAACGACGCGCCGGTCGTCATCGACTTCGTCGTCCACCACGACGCGATGGTCTGGCCGATGGTCGCCGCCGGCACCACCAACGACGACATCAAGATCGCGCGGGACATGGCCCCCGACTGGGAGAACGGAGACTGA
- the ilvN gene encoding acetolactate synthase small subunit yields MSLHTLSVLVENKPGILARVAALFSRRGFNIESLAVGTTEHPDISRMTIVVNVADLPLEQVTKQLNKLINVLKIVELDQPASVQRELVLVKVRADAETRSQVLETVQLFRAKVVDVAPDAVTIEVTGNRDKLDAFIRVLEPFGIKEMVQSGMVAIGRGARSITDRSLRAIERSA; encoded by the coding sequence ATGAGCCTGCACACCCTCTCGGTGCTGGTGGAGAACAAGCCCGGCATCCTGGCACGGGTCGCGGCGCTGTTCTCCCGGCGCGGCTTCAACATCGAGTCCCTCGCCGTCGGCACCACCGAGCACCCGGACATCTCCCGGATGACGATCGTGGTGAACGTCGCCGACCTGCCACTGGAGCAGGTCACCAAGCAGCTCAACAAGCTGATCAACGTGCTGAAGATCGTCGAGCTCGACCAGCCGGCGTCGGTCCAGCGCGAACTGGTCCTGGTCAAGGTGCGCGCCGACGCCGAGACGCGCTCCCAGGTGCTGGAGACCGTCCAGCTGTTCCGCGCCAAGGTGGTGGACGTCGCGCCCGACGCGGTCACCATCGAGGTCACCGGGAACCGCGACAAGCTGGACGCCTTCATCCGGGTCCTGGAGCCCTTCGGCATCAAGGAGATGGTGCAGTCGGGCATGGTGGCCATCGGCCGCGGCGCCCGCTCCATCACCGACCGCTCGCTGCGCGCCATCGAGCGCAGCGCGTGA
- the serA gene encoding phosphoglycerate dehydrogenase, with the protein MSKPVVLVAEELSPAGIAVLESDFEVRHVDGSDKALLLPAVADVDALIVRSATKVTAEVFQSARRLRVVARAGVGLDNVDVEAATKAGVMVVNAPTSNIVTAAEHAIALLLATARNVPQGHAALKQGEWKRSKYTGVELQGKTAGVLGLGRIGVLVAQRLAAFDMNVIAFDPYVQAARAAQLGVKLVTLDELLRESDFITVHLPKTPETLGLIGDRELHRVKPSVRVVNAARGGIVDEEALDLALKDGRVAGAGLDVFSTEPCTDSPLFHHDSVVVTPHLGASTHEAQEKAGTQVARSVKLALSGEFVPDAVNVQGGAVAEDVKPGLPLAEKLGRIFTALAGGVPVRLDVVVRGEIAEHDVKVLELAALKGVFVDVTEEAVTFVNAPLLARDRGVEVTLTTSEDSPDWRNVVQVRGTMSDGSVVSVSGTLTGPRHAERIIEINGYNMELVPTEHMAFFTYVDRPGIVGAVGKLLGDAEVNIAGMQVGRAAKGGKALIALTVDSAIAPQLVDAITAEVGADMGRRVDLEG; encoded by the coding sequence TTGAGCAAGCCCGTCGTCCTCGTCGCAGAAGAGCTCTCCCCGGCCGGCATCGCCGTGCTGGAGTCCGATTTCGAGGTCCGTCACGTCGACGGCAGCGACAAGGCGCTCCTGCTGCCCGCCGTTGCCGACGTCGACGCGCTGATCGTCCGCAGCGCCACCAAGGTCACCGCCGAGGTCTTCCAGAGCGCCCGGCGGCTCCGGGTCGTCGCCCGCGCCGGCGTCGGCCTCGACAACGTGGACGTGGAAGCCGCCACCAAGGCCGGCGTCATGGTCGTCAACGCCCCGACCTCCAACATCGTCACCGCCGCCGAGCACGCCATCGCGCTGCTGCTGGCCACCGCGCGGAACGTGCCACAGGGCCATGCCGCCCTCAAGCAGGGCGAGTGGAAACGCTCCAAGTACACCGGCGTCGAGCTCCAGGGCAAGACCGCCGGCGTCCTCGGCCTCGGCCGCATCGGCGTGCTCGTCGCCCAGCGCCTCGCCGCGTTCGACATGAACGTGATCGCCTTCGACCCCTACGTCCAGGCCGCCCGCGCCGCGCAGCTCGGAGTGAAGCTCGTCACGCTCGACGAGCTGCTCCGCGAGAGCGACTTCATCACCGTCCACCTGCCGAAGACCCCCGAGACCCTCGGCCTCATCGGCGACCGCGAGCTGCACCGGGTCAAGCCGAGCGTGCGCGTCGTCAACGCCGCCCGCGGCGGGATCGTCGACGAGGAGGCCCTCGACCTCGCGCTGAAGGACGGCCGGGTCGCCGGCGCCGGCCTCGACGTGTTCAGCACCGAGCCGTGCACCGACAGCCCCCTGTTCCACCACGACTCCGTCGTCGTCACCCCGCACCTCGGTGCGAGCACCCACGAGGCGCAGGAGAAGGCCGGCACGCAGGTCGCCCGCTCGGTGAAGCTGGCGCTGTCCGGCGAGTTCGTCCCCGACGCGGTGAACGTCCAGGGCGGCGCCGTCGCCGAGGACGTCAAGCCCGGCCTCCCGCTCGCCGAGAAGCTCGGACGGATCTTCACCGCGCTCGCCGGCGGCGTCCCCGTCCGGCTGGACGTGGTGGTGCGCGGCGAGATCGCCGAGCACGACGTCAAGGTCCTGGAGCTCGCCGCGCTCAAGGGCGTGTTCGTGGACGTCACCGAGGAGGCCGTGACCTTCGTCAACGCGCCCCTCCTGGCCCGCGACCGCGGCGTCGAGGTCACGCTCACGACCAGCGAGGACAGCCCCGACTGGCGCAACGTCGTGCAGGTCCGCGGCACGATGTCCGACGGCTCGGTGGTCTCGGTGTCCGGCACCCTCACCGGCCCCCGGCACGCCGAGCGCATCATCGAGATCAACGGCTACAACATGGAGCTCGTCCCGACCGAGCACATGGCGTTCTTCACCTACGTCGACCGGCCCGGCATCGTCGGCGCCGTCGGCAAGCTGCTCGGCGACGCCGAGGTCAACATCGCCGGGATGCAGGTCGGCCGGGCCGCCAAGGGCGGCAAGGCGCTGATCGCGCTCACCGTCGACTCCGCCATCGCCCCGCAGCTCGTCGACGCGATCACCGCCGAGGTCGGCGCCGACATGGGCCGCCGGGTCGACCTCGAAGGCTGA
- a CDS encoding DUF2079 domain-containing protein — protein MAEAVVVEGPVDEAPVGRREGTRRRRVALWALVAASAALYAAYSLMRLRAFRASSYDLVIFDQAIRSYSRFELPVAMVKGVHNGFGPHFAILGDHFSPILALLAPLYWVHDGPGTLLVAQAVLFALAIVPIWRYAERRFGAGAAYCAAAAYALSWPVAEALAFDFHEVAFVPVLSALMVERYDAGRRGAAAAAALALLLVKEDMGLLLVGFGIFLLTRHEHRDADGGGWLPRGDRRAGLAYIVGGLVATWVCSRLIIAVFGGDNDYYWAYGSLGPDLPHAAVYALTHPWDVLAVLGTPPHKLGTMALLVLPLLLLPLASPLTLTVLPLLAERMLASRFGNWWEPHYHYNAFIVAVLVMAAVDGAARLRGRFGPLRATRIPPPLPGAALLTAAVVCVPFFAFAHLADPALWRRNERARAAAAVASRIPDGVLVESANAIGPALTTRTRVLLWDGQPRRAPWVIADVERLEFPFRTVAEQRRRVESLLAAGYREVYRQDGYVVLHRNVADPW, from the coding sequence GTGGCTGAGGCGGTTGTGGTGGAGGGGCCCGTGGACGAGGCCCCGGTCGGCCGCCGGGAAGGGACGCGGCGGCGGCGCGTGGCGCTGTGGGCGCTCGTCGCGGCGAGCGCGGCGCTGTACGCCGCGTACTCGCTCATGCGGCTGCGCGCGTTCCGGGCGAGCAGCTACGACCTGGTGATCTTCGACCAGGCCATCCGCTCCTACAGCCGGTTCGAGCTGCCCGTCGCGATGGTCAAGGGCGTCCACAACGGGTTCGGCCCCCACTTCGCGATCCTCGGCGACCACTTCTCTCCGATCCTCGCGCTGCTGGCCCCGCTGTACTGGGTCCACGACGGGCCGGGGACGCTGCTGGTCGCGCAGGCGGTGCTGTTCGCCCTCGCGATCGTGCCGATCTGGCGCTACGCCGAGCGCCGCTTCGGCGCGGGCGCCGCGTACTGCGCGGCCGCCGCGTACGCGCTGTCCTGGCCCGTCGCCGAGGCCCTCGCCTTCGACTTCCACGAGGTCGCGTTCGTGCCGGTGCTGTCGGCGCTCATGGTCGAGCGCTACGACGCGGGGCGCCGCGGCGCGGCGGCGGCCGCCGCCCTGGCCCTCCTGCTGGTCAAGGAGGACATGGGCCTCCTGCTGGTGGGCTTCGGGATCTTCCTGCTCACCCGGCACGAGCACCGCGACGCCGACGGCGGGGGATGGCTGCCGCGCGGCGACCGGCGCGCGGGCCTCGCCTACATCGTCGGCGGCCTCGTCGCGACCTGGGTGTGCTCGCGGCTGATCATCGCCGTCTTCGGCGGCGACAACGACTACTACTGGGCCTACGGGTCGCTCGGCCCCGACCTGCCGCACGCCGCCGTGTACGCCCTCACGCACCCGTGGGACGTGCTGGCCGTCCTCGGCACGCCCCCGCACAAGCTCGGCACGATGGCGCTGCTCGTCCTGCCGCTGCTGCTGCTCCCGCTGGCGTCGCCGCTGACGCTGACCGTCCTGCCGCTGCTGGCCGAGCGGATGCTCGCCAGCCGCTTCGGCAACTGGTGGGAGCCCCACTACCACTACAACGCGTTCATCGTCGCCGTGCTCGTCATGGCGGCCGTGGACGGGGCCGCGCGGCTGCGCGGGCGGTTCGGGCCGCTGCGGGCCACCCGGATCCCGCCCCCGCTGCCCGGCGCCGCGCTGCTGACCGCGGCGGTCGTGTGCGTGCCCTTCTTCGCCTTCGCCCACCTGGCCGATCCCGCGCTGTGGCGGCGGAACGAGCGCGCCCGCGCGGCGGCGGCCGTCGCGTCCCGGATCCCCGACGGGGTCCTCGTCGAGTCGGCCAACGCGATCGGCCCCGCGCTCACGACCCGCACCCGCGTCCTGCTGTGGGACGGGCAGCCGCGCCGCGCTCCCTGGGTGATCGCCGACGTCGAGCGTCTGGAGTTCCCCTTCCGGACGGTGGCCGAGCAGCGCCGCCGGGTGGAATCGCTGCTCGCGGCCGGATACCGGGAGGTCTACCGCCAGGACGGATACGTCGTCCTTCACCGGAACGTAGCCGATCCCTGGTGA
- a CDS encoding FtsX-like permease family protein produces MRGYRPALRMARRDALRAKGRTTLVMCMIGLPVAVIVAVAVLVATMDWSPRESLPYELGTADARISGAGHAPIRQDPVDDEMTFPRGGASAGRPWTTQEITRRITAEYGPRARVLPLNRGKGVELKTPRGYRRSEGVEVDVRDPLARGLYRITRGRAPAGPGEIALSPSLAGREFPIGSAAPIDRQGTVKRVVGTVEDPRAPGDHLALALPGVLPDPLGATAVPGWLVGTGRPVTWADVTELNKEGIGVLSRAVVGHPPPAASPPGAGSDGGAAGAIVAMVVVMIVLEVVLLAGPAFAVGIRRRRRMLALVAVAGGSGGHLRAIVLAGGLVLGGAAALAGGALGVAGAGVATLVVQSMSDDVLGPFDVPWLQVALAMALGAGSGVVAAYVPARQAARMDVVAALAGRRERGMPRGGWPIAGAAAIAAGVFLSLVGVRVLREFGAALGAAAIIAGCVMAGPWLVGAAGRAAGRLPVPLRLAVRDGARNRGRSAPAVAAIMAAVAGVTALAIANASDLRQARMDYVPRLPMGSALIRPPLDRIDALRPAFARELPGVPLLDMRVLPGENSSCLEADTSKCPSVRFAGRDLGGTRSGYMDAVVGGAPEARMVLGRDDPAVTAALAQGKIVVFASRPLPGGTTTATVSVWENDRPRVLKEVPGLPAVGVEADPHVPALVPPSAAAKIGVPARVEGLGVDRASHRLTADEQARLTEVVAGASEVPADGAVYVERGFTRSGDVVMLLLAAAGGVLALGGALIATGLSSADARPDLATLAAIGARPRTRRLLMTGQAGFVATLGCWLGIAAGAVPGIAAAGPLTNEPAEPGGAAPSHGTIVDIPGQVLLIIGVAVPLVAMLAAGILTRSRLPMSHRIAS; encoded by the coding sequence GTGAGGGGCTACCGGCCGGCGCTGCGCATGGCGCGGCGGGACGCGCTGCGCGCCAAGGGCCGCACCACCCTCGTCATGTGCATGATCGGGCTGCCCGTCGCGGTGATCGTCGCCGTCGCCGTGCTGGTGGCGACCATGGACTGGTCCCCGCGCGAGTCGCTGCCCTACGAGCTCGGCACCGCCGACGCGCGGATCAGCGGGGCCGGGCACGCCCCCATCCGGCAGGACCCGGTGGACGACGAGATGACGTTCCCGCGGGGCGGGGCGTCCGCGGGCAGGCCCTGGACCACGCAGGAGATCACCCGGCGGATCACCGCCGAGTACGGCCCGCGCGCCCGCGTCCTGCCCCTGAACCGGGGGAAGGGCGTGGAACTGAAGACCCCGCGGGGCTACCGGCGGTCCGAGGGCGTCGAAGTGGACGTGCGCGACCCCCTGGCGCGCGGCCTCTACAGGATCACCCGGGGCCGGGCGCCCGCCGGGCCCGGGGAGATCGCGCTCTCGCCGTCGCTGGCCGGACGCGAGTTCCCGATCGGCTCGGCCGCGCCGATCGACCGGCAGGGCACCGTCAAGCGCGTCGTCGGCACCGTCGAGGATCCCCGCGCGCCCGGCGACCACCTCGCGCTCGCGCTGCCCGGCGTCCTTCCCGACCCGCTCGGCGCGACCGCGGTCCCGGGCTGGCTGGTCGGCACCGGCAGGCCGGTGACCTGGGCCGACGTCACCGAGCTCAACAAGGAGGGGATCGGGGTGCTGTCCCGCGCGGTCGTCGGGCACCCGCCGCCCGCGGCCTCGCCGCCGGGCGCCGGGAGCGACGGCGGCGCCGCGGGGGCGATCGTCGCGATGGTGGTCGTGATGATCGTGCTGGAGGTCGTGCTGCTGGCCGGGCCCGCGTTCGCCGTGGGCATCCGCCGCCGGCGGCGGATGCTGGCGCTCGTCGCGGTGGCGGGCGGGAGCGGCGGGCACCTGCGGGCCATCGTGCTGGCGGGCGGCCTGGTGCTCGGGGGCGCCGCCGCGCTGGCCGGAGGAGCGCTCGGCGTCGCCGGCGCGGGCGTGGCCACGCTGGTCGTCCAGTCCATGTCCGACGACGTGCTCGGCCCGTTCGACGTGCCGTGGCTCCAGGTCGCCCTGGCGATGGCGCTCGGCGCGGGCAGCGGCGTGGTCGCCGCGTACGTGCCCGCCCGGCAGGCCGCGCGGATGGACGTCGTCGCCGCCCTCGCGGGCCGCCGCGAGAGGGGCATGCCACGCGGCGGCTGGCCGATCGCGGGCGCCGCGGCCATCGCGGCGGGCGTGTTCCTCAGCCTCGTCGGCGTGCGGGTCCTGCGCGAGTTCGGGGCGGCCCTCGGCGCCGCGGCGATCATCGCGGGCTGCGTGATGGCCGGGCCGTGGCTGGTCGGCGCGGCGGGGCGGGCCGCCGGACGGCTGCCGGTGCCGCTGCGCCTCGCCGTCCGGGACGGCGCGCGCAACCGCGGCCGGTCCGCGCCCGCCGTCGCCGCGATCATGGCGGCGGTGGCGGGGGTCACCGCGCTGGCCATCGCCAACGCCAGCGACCTCCGCCAGGCCCGGATGGACTACGTCCCCCGGCTCCCGATGGGATCGGCGCTGATCCGCCCGCCACTGGACCGGATCGACGCCCTGCGCCCGGCGTTCGCGCGGGAGCTCCCCGGCGTCCCGCTGCTCGACATGCGGGTGCTGCCGGGAGAGAACTCGTCGTGCCTGGAGGCCGACACGTCCAAATGTCCCTCGGTGCGGTTCGCCGGCCGCGACCTCGGCGGGACCAGGAGCGGGTACATGGACGCGGTCGTGGGCGGCGCCCCCGAGGCCCGGATGGTGCTGGGCCGCGACGACCCCGCCGTCACCGCGGCCCTCGCCCAGGGCAAGATCGTGGTGTTCGCCTCCCGGCCGCTGCCCGGCGGCACGACGACGGCCACGGTGTCGGTCTGGGAGAACGACCGGCCGCGCGTCCTCAAGGAGGTTCCGGGGCTGCCCGCCGTCGGCGTCGAGGCCGACCCGCACGTGCCCGCCCTGGTGCCCCCGTCGGCCGCCGCCAAGATCGGCGTCCCCGCCCGGGTCGAGGGGCTCGGCGTGGACCGGGCCAGCCACCGGCTCACCGCGGACGAGCAGGCCCGGCTGACCGAGGTGGTCGCCGGGGCGAGCGAGGTGCCCGCGGACGGCGCCGTCTACGTCGAGCGGGGCTTCACCCGGTCCGGTGACGTGGTCATGCTGCTGCTCGCGGCCGCGGGCGGGGTGCTGGCGCTCGGCGGCGCGCTGATCGCCACCGGGCTGTCGTCCGCCGACGCCCGCCCGGATCTCGCCACGCTCGCCGCGATCGGCGCCCGGCCGAGGACCCGCAGGCTGCTGATGACGGGGCAGGCGGGTTTCGTCGCGACACTCGGCTGCTGGCTCGGGATCGCGGCGGGGGCCGTCCCGGGCATCGCCGCGGCCGGCCCCCTCACCAACGAGCCCGCCGAACCCGGGGGCGCCGCGCCGTCCCACGGGACGATCGTGGACATACCGGGGCAGGTCCTTCTGATCATCGGGGTGGCGGTGCCGCTGGTGGCGATGCTCGCGGCGGGGATCCTCACCCGGTCCCGCCTCCCCATGTCGCACCGCATCGCCTCCTGA